CGCCTCGACCCCTCGTCATGGACGATGCCCTTGAGGGGTCCTTCACGGATCTCCGTCCTGTTTATCGTATCCTCCGTCAGCCAGAGGCCTTCCCAGGCGATCTGGCCGGACCTCAACTCCTTCATGGCCTCCTTGGCCCCCGCCGGGCACGGTTCGCTGCGATCCCTGGGGGTGTTGGCGCTGCCGCCCGCGCACGACGCGCCCACGCAGGCCGCAACGGCTGCTCCAGCGAGCTTCCGCATGACACCGCCGTCCGCTCGCAGGGGCTTCACGGAGGCGGTCGCAACCTCGGTGGGCACGGGCGGAGTCGGCTCCACCGCAGCGGAAGCACCCGCATCCGGCGAAGACGCCACCGCGAGCACGGCGGCATCGGGAAGACTCGGGGTTGGTGTCACGGACGAACTTCCTTTCTCAGACACAGGCGCTACGGCAGGTGGAGGCCGGTCCGGCGTCAGTCGCGCCAGCCCGAAGATCAAGAAGCCCAGCAGGAGTGCTCCCAGGCCAAGCACCGCGCCGGAACGACGGCGCCGCTTCGGCTCGACGGCCTCCGCGGGTGATGACGGTTCCAGGGGCGCTGGCTCACGGACGTGCGCTGTCAGCTCCGTGGAACTCCCAGGGAACTGCGACAGCGACACCACGCCCCGGTCCAGACCGGAAGCATCCGGATCCGCCGGGACATCCAGCGAGACCTTCCAGTCCGCGTGGCGCTTGTCCTTCGCCGCGTCCCAGAGTGCCTGCAGCAGCGTCTCCGTCCCCGAGTAGCGATCCTCGGGACGCTTGGAGAGCAGCCGCATCGCGATGTCCGACAGGCTGGAGGGGACCTTGGGGTTGATGTCCTTTGGCGCTCGCGGCACCACCGCCTCGATGGCGGGAAGCAATCGTTCGTAGGGAAGGCGTGGGTCGAAGGCGTAGCCATCCGTCAGGCACTCGTAGAGCAGCGCGCCCAGCGCATACAGGTCGCCTGGGATGCCCGCGTCGAAGTTCGCGCCGGACTTCCAGGAGCCTTCGCGCAGGAAGGTCACGCACTCGGGCGGCAGGAGGTGCGGCGACGCGGGCGCCACGCCCACGGTCAGCGTGGAGGCTCCGGGGATGCGCGCCGTGCCCAGGTCGATGAGGATGGGGCGCTCATCCAGCCGGCGGATGAGCAGGTTGTCCGATTTGAGGTCGCGGTGATGCACGCCCCTGCGGTGGAGATCCGCCACCACCCGCACGACCTCCGTGTAGACGGTCAGCAGGTGCGCGGCGGAGGGCTTCACCCTCCAGCGCCACTCGTGGAACGTCTCGCCGTCCACGAAGTCGGTGACATGGAAGAGGTAGCCGTCCGGTGGCTCCGGCCAGCGATCCACGGCGTGCACGCGCGGCAGGTTGGGATGCGGCGCGCACGCGAGCAGCGCCGCCACCTCCCGCGCGATCCGTCCGTTGACGTCCTCTTCATCGCTGGCGTGCTGGTTCGCCGGCCGTAACGCGAGCTTCAGCGCGTAGACGTGCCCGCCCCGCTCCACCTTGAACACCCGGCCGAAGCCTCCCGCGCCAAGCGTCCCGACGATCCGCCAGGGGCCGACGTGGTGACCGACTTCAAGCTGGTCCGGGTGAAGCGGCGTGGTCATGACCGTGACTCAAGCCGTGACACAACCTGGGAGGTGGGGACGACCACCCGGGTTTTCAGGACCGCCGAGGGCGCCTTCCCTGCCACACCCCACCGCGGAGGTCGGATTCCCCGCAATCCGCGAGCGTGCCCGGCCGATGACGGCGCGGACCCACTTGGCGGAACCACCCAGGGAGCGGTGTTCAATGCGGACAACCTCCGGGGTTGACCCTATCTGGCCCTGCGGGGCTGTCACGTTTTTTCGTGACGCAGCAGGAGGGTCGACCCTGAACGGGCGTCCAACCCGCCAGGCAGCCTGAGGTTCGTGAAACAGGTTTCAGCCCGTCCGGATGTGACAGGGGGCCCTGCCTGGGATCGCGTGGGGCCCGTCTCCGGCCAGCTATTCGCCTTCGTCGGACGTGTCGTCCGCTTCCGCCAGCGCGCGGGCGGCCTGTTCCCACTGGCCTCCCAATCGCGCTTCGGAAGCCAGGGCTTCGTCCCAGGAGGGACCATCCGGGAGGAGCCGGGACGCGTGCGTCAAGGCCAGGCGCTCCAGCGCGCGGGCTTCGCACAGGCGGCGCAGCTCCAGCGCATCGAGCCCGTTCGCGGCGAGGAAGGCCTCACGGCGCGAGGCCCGGACCTTCCGCTCGTTCCACCACTCGGCCTCCTCCGCGGCGATCTCCTCCTCCGTCGCGTCGAGGCCCAGCGAACGCGCCCAGCCCGCGAGCAGTGCCCGCCGCAGGCCCGCCTCCGCCCAGGCCGCCGCATCGGGCGCGCCGCGCAGCAGCTCCATCACGCGCCCGGAGTCCACGGCGCGGGAACCCACGCGCGTCATGTCCTCCATCAGGCGCCGGCGCCTCACCAGCGACGAGGGATTGCGCCGCGCTCCCGGTTGCATCGGAGGCGCACGGCTCACGAACTCCGCGCCCGCGCGCACGCACTCGATGGCGTCCAGCCGCTTGAGGTCCTCCACTCCCCCCGCGAACCAGGCGTCCCAGGCTTCGCGCACGGGCCGGGTCCACGCGGGCTCCACGGCCTC
This DNA window, taken from Corallococcus coralloides DSM 2259, encodes the following:
- a CDS encoding serine/threonine protein kinase, encoding MTTPLHPDQLEVGHHVGPWRIVGTLGAGGFGRVFKVERGGHVYALKLALRPANQHASDEEDVNGRIAREVAALLACAPHPNLPRVHAVDRWPEPPDGYLFHVTDFVDGETFHEWRWRVKPSAAHLLTVYTEVVRVVADLHRRGVHHRDLKSDNLLIRRLDERPILIDLGTARIPGASTLTVGVAPASPHLLPPECVTFLREGSWKSGANFDAGIPGDLYALGALLYECLTDGYAFDPRLPYERLLPAIEAVVPRAPKDINPKVPSSLSDIAMRLLSKRPEDRYSGTETLLQALWDAAKDKRHADWKVSLDVPADPDASGLDRGVVSLSQFPGSSTELTAHVREPAPLEPSSPAEAVEPKRRRRSGAVLGLGALLLGFLIFGLARLTPDRPPPAVAPVSEKGSSSVTPTPSLPDAAVLAVASSPDAGASAAVEPTPPVPTEVATASVKPLRADGGVMRKLAGAAVAACVGASCAGGSANTPRDRSEPCPAGAKEAMKELRSGQIAWEGLWLTEDTINRTEIREGPLKGIVHDEGSRRGALPIGTKVKGRAVFEPGITRLLFTEATLPDGRVVPICMEYFDKNRSQYGHVMYLPNFPPATSTTRWVPNQLDGVLAVRRLNVYYEPRE
- a CDS encoding TfuA-like protein codes for the protein MKRRSEDLVVFLGPSLPAAEARRIAPCTVLPPARQGDVWRALSLKPRALVLVDGVFEAQPSVWHHELLAALEAGVAVFGGGSMGALRAAELSEHGVVGVGRIFGWYRDGVAVDDSEVALLHADAEHGWRPLTVPLVNVRHAAELARKARVLGRLGAQALVDAAAGIFYQERTWTRIREAVEPAWTRPVREAWDAWFAGGVEDLKRLDAIECVRAGAEFVSRAPPMQPGARRNPSSLVRRRRLMEDMTRVGSRAVDSGRVMELLRGAPDAAAWAEAGLRRALLAGWARSLGLDATEEEIAAEEAEWWNERKVRASRREAFLAANGLDALELRRLCEARALERLALTHASRLLPDGPSWDEALASEARLGGQWEQAARALAEADDTSDEGE